A single Drosophila miranda strain MSH22 chromosome XR, D.miranda_PacBio2.1, whole genome shotgun sequence DNA region contains:
- the LOC108151008 gene encoding mucin-5AC isoform X8, giving the protein MFVFNSYANSLRSPTVKRPTMSSKASSRDLLRFIISLVVLSQIILKKAESASVEKVHLKSAQVKNNLIEYDSQFGRDTKFNHKKTTIANDITSAPEERTSAAHSTFAPAESTTAGGNTTSAPEENNTSEDDTTRSTSEKSTKANDSTSAAPDISTTVQDSTSEPEESTTAKDNSTSAPEKSTTAEGDSPAAPEESTTAEEDSSSSPEESTTVEDSTSEPKESTTTEGDSTAAPEESTTAENSTSKPVESTTAEEDTTSTSEKSTTDKNSTSEPEESTAAGVDSTSAPEESTTAEEDSSSAPEENTTVEDSTSEPEESTTAEDDSTSAPEESTTAEDSTSAAPEISTTAEDSTSEPEESTTAEGDSTSAPEESTTAEDSTSAATEIGTTAEDSTSEPEESTSAEGDSTSAPEESTTGEDSTSKPNESTTTEVETTSAPEESTTAEDSKSEPEESTTAEEDSTSAPEVTTTADDYTTSAPEESTTAEVSTSEPEENSTAEDDSTSTPEESTTAEHDSSSAPEESTTAEDSTSAAPDISTTAEDSTSEPEESTTAEGDSTSDIEESTTAEDSTSAATEISTTAEDSTSEPEESTSAEGDSTSAPEESTTDEDSTSEPEESTTAEDSTSEPEESTTTKGDSTSAPEESTTAEDDTTSAPEESTTAEDSTSEPEESTTTEGDSTSAPEKSTTAEDSTSAATEISTTAEDSTSEPEESTSAEGDSTPASEESTTAEDDTTFAPEKSTTAEDSTSEPEESTTTEGDSTSAPDESTTAEEDSSSASEESTTVEDSTPEPEESTTTEGDSTSAPEESTTTEDSTSDPNESTTTEVETTSAPEESTTAEDSTSEPEESTTAEGDSTSAPEVTTTADDDTTSEESTTAEVSTSEPEVNSTAEDDSTSTPAESTTAEHDSSSAPEESTTAKDSTSAAPEISTTAEDSTSQPEESTTADGDSTSAPEESTTAEDSTSEPEESTSADDDTTSAPEESTTAEDSTSEPKESTTAEDSTPEPEESTSADDDTTSAPEESTTAEDSTSEPEESTTAEDSTSDSEESTAAEDSTSAAIEISTTAEDSTSEPEESTSADDDTTSAPEESTTAEVSTSEPEENSTAEDDSTSTPEESTTAEDDSSSAPEESTTAENSTSEPEESTTTESDSTSTHEESTTAEDSTSAATEISTTAEDSTSEPEDSTTADDDTTSAPEESTTDEDSTSEPEESTTAEDSTSEPEESTTTKGDSTSAPEESTTAEDDTTSAPEESTTAEDSTSEPEESTTTEGDSTSAPEKSTTAEDSTSAATEISTTAEDSTSEPEESTSAEGDSTPASEESTTAEDDTTSAPEKSTTAEDSTSEPEESTTTEGDSTSAPDESTTAEEDSSSASEESTTVEDSTPEPEESTTTEGDSTSAPEESTTAEVSTSEPEENSTAEDDSTSTPEESTTAEDDSSSAPEESTTAENSTSEPEESTTTESDSTSTHEESTTAEDSTSAATEISTTAEDSTSEPEDSTTADDDTTSAPEESTTAEVSTSEPEESTTAEDSTSEPEESTSADDDTSSAPEESTTAEDSTSEPEESTTAEDSTSDSEESTTAEDSTSAATEICTTAEDSTSEPEESTSADDDTTSAPEESTTAEVSTSEPEENSTAEDDSTSTPEESTTAEDDSSSAPEESTTAENSTSEPEESTTTESDSTSTHEESTTAEDSTSAATEISTTAEDSTSEPEDSSTADDDTTSAPGESTTAEVSTSEPEDNSTAEDDSTSTPEESTTAEDDSSSAPEESTPAEDVTSEAPDISTTAKDSTSEPEESTTTEGDSTSAPEESTTAEDSSSAATEIGTTAEDSTSEPEKSTSAEGDSTSAPEESTTAEDDTTFAPEESTTAKDSTSEPEESTTAEGSTSEPEESTTTEGDSTSAPEESTTADDSTSAATEISTTAQDSTSEPEESTTADDDTTSAPEESTTAEDSTSEPEESTTAEDSTSAAPEISTTAKNSTSEPDESTTSEDDSTSAPKESTTAEADTTSDPEDSTVQDDTTSASEESTTEITTAEDGATSAPIESTTAKVDSTTGSTSSPATSPSPIPPMSCASGAPYLPHPSDCHKFIQCSNGHEYIMHCPDDLFWDYQNLYCGYDDSGCYNKVDPEETVCKHGMDFLPDPTDCTKYIQCSNGQPIVQKCPEPLYWNQNLKVCDWFSSSCKTLQKNEIISCKMGMSFDVFPTDCSKYIKCFGERGVIMSCNSGLFWNSLQEVCEKSQRFCK; this is encoded by the exons ATGTTTGTCTTTAACTCATACGCGAATTCGTTACGCTCCCCAACTGTTAAAAGACCAACGATGTCTTCGAAGGCTTCTTCACGAGATTTATTAAGATTTATAATATCACTAGTAGTGCTCAGCCAAATCATACTCAAAAAAGCAGAGAGTGCCTCGGTTGAAAAAGTGCATTTAAAAAGTGCGCAAGTGAAAAACAATCTAATTGAATATGACTCACAGTTTGGCCGAGATACAAAATTTAATCATAAAAAAACAACTATAGCAAACGATATTACATCTGCACCTGAAGAGAGAACATCAGCCGCACATTCGACTTTTGCACCTGCGGAGAGCACCACAGCTGGGGGCAATACGACTTCTGCTCCGGAAGAAAACAACACATCTGAGGACGATACTACTCGTTCTACTTCTGAAAAAAGCACAAAAGCTAATGATTCGACATCTGCAGCACCCGATATAAGCACCACAGTTCAAGATTCGACATCTGAACCTGAAGAAAGCACTACAGCTAAGGACAACTCTACTTCTGCTCCTGAAAAAAGCACCACAGCTGAAGGGGattctcctgctgctcctgaaGAAAGCACCACAGCTGAAGAGGattcttcttcttctcctGAAGAAAGCACAACAGTTGAAGATTCGACCTCCGAACCTAAAGAAAGCACGACAACTGAAGGCGATTCTACTGCTGCTCCTGAAGAAAGCACCACAGCTGAAAATTCGACATCCAAACCTGTAGAAAGCACTACAGCTGAGGAGGATACTACTTCTACTTCTGAAAAAAGCACAACAGATAAAAATTCGACGTCTGAACCTGAAGAAAGCACCGCAGCTGGGGTCGATTCTACTTCAGCTCCTGAAGAAAGCACCACAGCTGAAGAGGATTCTTCTTCTGCTCCTGAAGAAAACACAACTGTTGAAGATTCGACCTCCGAACCTGAAGAAAGCACTACAGCTGAAGACGATTCTACTTCTGCTCCTGAAGAAAGCACCACAGCTGAAGATTCGACTTCCGCTGCACCTGAGATAAGCACCACAGCTGAAGATTCAACGTCAGAACCTGAAGAAAGCACTACAGCTGAAGGCGATTCTACTTCTGCCCCTGAAGAAAGCACCACAGCTGAAGATTCGACTTCCGCGGCAACTGAGATAGGCACCACAGCTGAAGATTCGACGTCTGAACCTGAAGAAAGCACTTCAGCTGAAGGCGATTCTACTTCTGCTCCTGAAGAAAGCACCACTGGTGAAGATTCGACGTCTAAACCTAATGAAAGTACCACAACTGAGGTCGAAACTACTTCTGCTCCTGAAGAAAGCACCACAGCTGAAGATTCGAAATCAGAGCCTGAAGAAAGCACCACAGCTGAAGAGGATTCTACTTCTGCTCCTGAAGTCACCACTACAGCTGATGACTATACTACTTCTGCTCCTGAAGAAAGCACCACAGCTGAAGTTTCGACATCTGAACCTGAAGAAAACTCCACGGCAGAGGACGATTCTACTTCTACTCCTGAAGAAAGCACCACAGCTGAGCACGATTCTTCTTCTGCTCCTGAAGAAAGCACGACAGCTGAAGATTCGACTTCCGCGGCACCTGATATAAGCACCACAGCTGAAGATTCGACGTCTGAACCTGAAGAAAGCACTACAGCTGAAGGAGATTCTACTTCTGATATTGAAGAAAGCACCACAGCTGAAGATTCGACTTCCGCGGCAACTGAGATAAGCACCACAGCTGAAGATTCGACGTCTGAACCTGAAGAAAGCACTTCAGCTGAAGGCGATTCTACTTCTGCTCCTGAAGAAAGCACCACAGATGAAGATTCGACATCTGAGCCTGAAGAAAGCACCACAGCTGAAGATTCGACATCAGAGCCTGAAGAAAGCACTACAACTAAAGGCGATTCTACTTCTGCTCCTGAAGAAAGCACCACAGCTGAAGACGATACTACTTCTGCTCCCGAAGAAAGCACCACAGCTGAAGATTCAACATCAGAGCCTGAAGAAAGCACTACAACTGAAGGCGATTCTACTTCTGCTCCAGAAAAAAGCACCACAGCTGAAGATTCGACTTCCGCGGCAACTGAGATAAGCACCACAGCTGAAGATTCGACGTCTGAACCTGAGGAAAGCACTTCAGCTGAAGGCGATTCTACTCCTGCTTCTGAAGAAAGCACCACAGCTGAAGACGATACTACTTTTGCTCCTGAAAAAAGCACCACAGCTGAAGATTCAACATCAGAGCCTGAAGAAAGCACTACAACTGAAGGCGATTCTACCTCTGCACCTGATGAAAGCACCACAGCTGAAGAGGATTCTTCTTCTGCTTCTGAAGAAAGCACAACAGTTGAAGATTCGACCCCCGAACCTGAAGAAAGCACGACAACTGAAGGCGATTCTACTTCTGCTCCTGAAGAAAGCACCACAACTGAAGATTCGACGTCTGACCCTAATGAAAGTACCACCACTGAGGTCGAAACTACTTCTGCTCCTGAAGAAAGCACCACAGCTGAAGATTCGACATCAGAGCCTGAAGAAAGCACCACAGCTGAAGGGGATTCTACTTCTGCTCCTGAAGTCACCACTACAGCTGATGACGATACTACATCTGAAGAAAGCACCACAGCTGAAGTTTCGACATCTGAACCTGAAGTAAACTCCACGGCAGAGGACGATTCTACTTCTACTCCTGCAGAAAGCACCACAGCTGAGCACGATTCTTCTTCTGCTCCTGAAGAAAGCACCACAGCTAAAGATTCGACTTCTGCGGCACCTGAGATAAGCACCACAGCTGAAGATTCGACGTCTCAACCCGAAGAAAGCACTACAGCTGATGGAGATTCTACTTCTGCTCCAGAAGAAAGCACCACAGCTGAAGATTCGACGTCTGAACCTGAAGAAAGCACTTCAGCTGATGACGATACTACTTCTGCTCCTGAAGAAAGCACCACAGCTGAAGATTCGACATCTGAGCCAAAAGAAAGCACCACAGCTGAAGATTCGACGCCTGAGCCTGAAGAAAGCACTTCAGCTGATGACGATACTACTTCTGCTCCTGAAGAAAGCACCACAGCTGAAGATTCGACATCTGAGCCTGAAGAAAGCACCACAGCTGAAGATTCGACATCAGATTCTGAAGAAAGCACCGCAGCTGAAGATTCGACTTCCGCGGCAATTGAGATAAGCACCACAGCTGAAGATTCGACGTCTGAACCTGAAGAAAGCACTTCAGCTGATGACGATACTACTTCTGCTCCTGAAGAAAGCACCACAGCTGAAGTTTCGACATCTGAACCTGAAGAAAACTCCACTGCAGAGGACGATTCTACTTCTACTCCTGAAGAAAGCACCACAGCTGAGGACGATTCTTCTTCTGCTCCTGAAGAAAGCACAACAGCTGAAAATTCGACATCAGAGCCTGAAGAAAGCACTACAACTGAAAGTGATTCTACCTCTACCCATGAAGAAAGCACCACAGCTGAAGATTCGACTTCCGCGGCAACTGAGATAAGCACCACAGCTGAAGATTCGACGTCTGAACCTGAAGACAGTACTACAGCTGATGACGATACTACTTCTGCTCCTGAAGAAAGCACCACAGATGAAGATTCGACATCTGAGCCTGAAGAAAGCACCACAGCTGAAGATTCGACATCAGAGCCTGAAGAAAGCACTACAACTAAAGGCGATTCTACTTCTGCTCCTGAAGAAAGCACCACAGCTGAAGACGATACTACTTCTGCTCCCGAAGAAAGCACCACAGCTGAAGATTCAACATCAGAGCCTGAAGAAAGCACTACAACTGAAGGCGATTCTACTTCTGCTCCAGAAAAAAGCACCACAGCTGAAGATTCGACTTCCGCGGCAACTGAGATAAGCACCACAGCTGAAGATTCGACGTCTGAACCTGAGGAAAGCACTTCAGCTGAAGGCGATTCTACTCCTGCTTCTGAAGAAAGCACCACAGCTGAAGACGATACTACTTCTGCTCCTGAAAAAAGCACCACAGCTGAAGATTCAACATCAGAGCCTGAAGAAAGCACTACAACTGAAGGCGATTCTACCTCTGCACCTGATGAAAGCACCACAGCTGAAGAGGATTCTTCTTCTGCTTCTGAAGAAAGCACAACAGTTGAAGATTCGACCCCCGAACCTGAAGAAAGCACGACAACTGAAGGCGATTCTACTTCTGCTCCTGAAGAAAGCACCACAGCTGAAGTTTCGACATCTGAACCTGAAGAAAACTCCACTGCAGAGGACGATTCTACTTCTACTCCTGAAGAAAGCACCACAGCTGAGGACGATTCTTCTTCTGCTCCTGAAGAAAGCACCACAGCTGAAAATTCGACATCAGAGCCTGAAGAAAGCACTACAACTGAAAGTGATTCTACCTCTACCCATGAAGAAAGCACCACAGCTGAAGATTCGACTTCCGCGGCAACTGAGATAAGCACCACAGCTGAAGATTCGACGTCTGAACCTGAAGACAGTACTACAGCTGATGACGATACTACTTCTGCTCCTGAAGAAAGCACCACAGCTGAAGTTTCGACATCTGAGCCAGAAGAAAGCACCACAGCTGAAGATTCGACGTCTGAACCTGAAGAAAGCACTTCAGCTGATGACGATACTTCTTCTGCACCTGAAGAAAGCACCACAGCTGAAGATTCGACATCTGAGCCTGAAGAAAGCACCACTGCTGAAGATTCGACATCAGATTCTGAAGAAAGCACCACAGCTGAAGATTCGACTTCCGCGGCAACTGAGATATGCACCACAGCTGAAGATTCGACGTCTGAACCTGAAGAAAGCACTTCAGCTGATGACGATACTACTTCTGCTCCTGAAGAAAGCACCACAGCTGAAGTTTCGACATCTGAACCTGAAGAAAACTCCACTGCAGAGGACGATTCTACTTCTACTCCTGAAGAAAGCACCACAGCTGAGGACGATTCTTCTTCTGCTCCTGAAGAAAGCACCACAGCTGAAAATTCGACATCAGAGCCTGAAGAAAGCACTACAACTGAAAGTGATTCTACCTCTACCCATGAAGAAAGCACCACAGCTGAAGATTCGACTTCCGCGGCAACTGAGATAAGCACCACAGCTGAAGATTCGACGTCTGAACCTGAAGACAGTTCTACAGCTGATGACGATACTACTTCTGCTCCTGGAGAAAGCACCACAGCTGAAGTTTCGACATCTGAACCTGAAGATAACTCCACGGCAGAGGACGATTCTACTTCTACTCCTGAAGAAAGCACCACAGCTGAGGACGATTCTTCTTCTGCTCCTGAAGAAAGCACCCCAGCTGAAGATGTGACTTCCGAGGCACCTGATATAAGCACCACAGCTAAAGATTCGACGTCTGAACCTGAAGAAAGCACTACAACTGAAGGAGATTCTACTTCTGCTCCTGAAGAAAGCACCACAGCTGAAGATTCGAGTTCCGCGGCAACTGAGATAGGCACCACAGCTGAAGATTCGACGTCTGAACCTGAAAAAAGCACTTCAGCTGAAGGCGATTCCACTTCTGCTCCTGAAGAAAGCACCACAGCTGAAGACGATACTACTTTTGCTCCTGAAGAAAGCACCACAGCTAAAGATTCGACATCTGAGCCTGAAGAAAGCACCACAGCTGAAGGTTCGACATCAGAGCCTGAAGAAAGCACTACAACTGAAGGTGATTCTACTTCTGCCCCTGAAGAAAGCACCACAGCTGACGATTCGACTTCCGCGGCAACTGAGATAAGCACCACAGCTCAAGATTCGACGTCTGAACCTGAAGAAAGCACTACAGCTGATGACGATACTACTTCTGCTCCTGAAGAAAGCACCACAGCTGAAG ATTCGACATCTGAACCTGAAGAAAGCACCACAGCTGAAGATTCGACTTCCGCTGCACCTGAGATAAGCACTACGGCTAAAAATTCGACATCCGAACCTGACGAAAGCACTACATCTGAGGACGATTCTACATCTGCTCCTAAAGAAAGCACCACAGCTGAGGCCGATACAACATCTGATCCTGAAGACAGCACAGTTCAGGACGATACTACTTCTGCTTCTGAGGAAAGCACCACAG AAATCACCACAGCTGAGGATGGTGCTACTTCTGCTCCTATAGAGAGCACTACTGCTAAAGTAGATTCTACCACTGGATCGACGTCTAGCCCGGCGACATCACCTTCTCCTATACCGCCTATGTCATGTGCAAGTGGCGCTCCATACTTACCGCATCCATCGGATTGCCATAAATTTATTCAGTGCAGCAACGGACATGAGTACATCATGCATTGTCCAGATGATCTCTTCTGGGACTATCAGAATTTATACTGTGGGTATGATGACAGCGGTTGCTATAACAAAGTGGATCCCGAGGAAACGGTTTGCAAGCACGGCATGGATTTTCTACCAGACCCAACTGATTGTACGAAATATATCCAGTGCAGTAATGGTCAACCAATCGTCCAGAAGTGTCCTGAGCCTTTGTATTGGAACCAAAATCTTAAAGTATGTGATTGGTTCAGTAGCTCCTGCaaaactctacaaaagaatgAAATAATATCTTGTAAAATGGGTATGAGTTTTGACGTTTTTCCAACCGACTGTTCGAAATATATTAAGTGTTTTGGTGAGCGCGGTGTAATAATGAGCTGTAATTCTGGACTTTTCTGGAACTCTTTGCAGGAAGTATGCGAAAAATCCCAGCGGTTCTGCAAATAA
- the LOC108151008 gene encoding flocculation protein FLO11 isoform X10 — protein MFVFNSYANSLRSPTVKRPTMSSKASSRDLLRFIISLVVLSQIILKKAESASVEKVHLKSAQVKNNLIEYDSQFGRDTKFNHKKTTIANDITSAPEERTSAAHSTFAPAESTTAGGNTTSAPEENNTSEDDTTRSTSEKSTKANDSTSAAPDISTTVQDSTSEPEESTTAKDNSTSAPEKSTTAEGDSPAAPEESTTAEEDSSSSPEESTTVEDSTSEPKESTTTEGDSTAAPEESTTAENSTSKPVESTTAEEDTTSTSEKSTTDKNSTSEPEESTAAGVDSTSAPEESTTAEEDSSSAPEENTTVEDSTSEPEESTTAEDDSTSAPEESTTAEDSTSAAPEISTTAEDSTSEPEESTTAEGDSTSAPEESTTAEDSTSAATEIGTTAEDSTSEPEESTSAEGDSTSAPEESTTGEDSTSKPNESTTTEVETTSAPEESTTAEDSKSEPEESTTAEEDSTSAPEVTTTADDYTTSAPEESTTAEVSTSEPEENSTAEDDSTSTPEESTTAEHDSSSAPEESTTAEDSTSAAPDISTTAEDSTSEPEESTTAEGDSTSDIEESTTAEDSTSAATEISTTAEDSTSEPEESTSAEGDSTSAPEESTTDEDSTSEPEESTTAEDSTSEPEESTTTKGDSTSAPEESTTAEDDTTSAPEESTTAEDSTSEPEESTTTEGDSTSAPEKSTTAEDSTSAATEISTTAEDSTSEPEESTSAEGDSTPASEESTTAEDDTTFAPEKSTTAEDSTSEPEESTTTEGDSTSAPDESTTAEEDSSSASEESTTVEDSTPEPEESTTTEGDSTSAPEESTTTEDSTSDPNESTTTEVETTSAPEESTTAEDSTSEPEESTTAKDSTSEPEESTTTEGDSTSAPEESTTADDSTSAATEISTTAQDSTSEPEESTTADDDTTSAPEESTTAEVSTSEPEENSTAEDDSTSAPEESTTAEDSTSEPEESTTAEDSTSAAPEISTTAKNSTSEPDESTTSEDDSTSAPKESTTAEADTTSDPEDSTVQDDTTSASEESTTEITTAEDGATSAPIESTTAKVDSTTGSTSSPATSPSPIPPMSCASGAPYLPHPSDCHKFIQCSNGHEYIMHCPDDLFWDYQNLYCGYDDSGCYNKVDPEETVCKHGMDFLPDPTDCTKYIQCSNGQPIVQKCPEPLYWNQNLKVCDWFSSSCKTLQKNEIISCKMGMSFDVFPTDCSKYIKCFGERGVIMSCNSGLFWNSLQEVCEKSQRFCK, from the exons ATGTTTGTCTTTAACTCATACGCGAATTCGTTACGCTCCCCAACTGTTAAAAGACCAACGATGTCTTCGAAGGCTTCTTCACGAGATTTATTAAGATTTATAATATCACTAGTAGTGCTCAGCCAAATCATACTCAAAAAAGCAGAGAGTGCCTCGGTTGAAAAAGTGCATTTAAAAAGTGCGCAAGTGAAAAACAATCTAATTGAATATGACTCACAGTTTGGCCGAGATACAAAATTTAATCATAAAAAAACAACTATAGCAAACGATATTACATCTGCACCTGAAGAGAGAACATCAGCCGCACATTCGACTTTTGCACCTGCGGAGAGCACCACAGCTGGGGGCAATACGACTTCTGCTCCGGAAGAAAACAACACATCTGAGGACGATACTACTCGTTCTACTTCTGAAAAAAGCACAAAAGCTAATGATTCGACATCTGCAGCACCCGATATAAGCACCACAGTTCAAGATTCGACATCTGAACCTGAAGAAAGCACTACAGCTAAGGACAACTCTACTTCTGCTCCTGAAAAAAGCACCACAGCTGAAGGGGattctcctgctgctcctgaaGAAAGCACCACAGCTGAAGAGGattcttcttcttctcctGAAGAAAGCACAACAGTTGAAGATTCGACCTCCGAACCTAAAGAAAGCACGACAACTGAAGGCGATTCTACTGCTGCTCCTGAAGAAAGCACCACAGCTGAAAATTCGACATCCAAACCTGTAGAAAGCACTACAGCTGAGGAGGATACTACTTCTACTTCTGAAAAAAGCACAACAGATAAAAATTCGACGTCTGAACCTGAAGAAAGCACCGCAGCTGGGGTCGATTCTACTTCAGCTCCTGAAGAAAGCACCACAGCTGAAGAGGATTCTTCTTCTGCTCCTGAAGAAAACACAACTGTTGAAGATTCGACCTCCGAACCTGAAGAAAGCACTACAGCTGAAGACGATTCTACTTCTGCTCCTGAAGAAAGCACCACAGCTGAAGATTCGACTTCCGCTGCACCTGAGATAAGCACCACAGCTGAAGATTCAACGTCAGAACCTGAAGAAAGCACTACAGCTGAAGGCGATTCTACTTCTGCCCCTGAAGAAAGCACCACAGCTGAAGATTCGACTTCCGCGGCAACTGAGATAGGCACCACAGCTGAAGATTCGACGTCTGAACCTGAAGAAAGCACTTCAGCTGAAGGCGATTCTACTTCTGCTCCTGAAGAAAGCACCACTGGTGAAGATTCGACGTCTAAACCTAATGAAAGTACCACAACTGAGGTCGAAACTACTTCTGCTCCTGAAGAAAGCACCACAGCTGAAGATTCGAAATCAGAGCCTGAAGAAAGCACCACAGCTGAAGAGGATTCTACTTCTGCTCCTGAAGTCACCACTACAGCTGATGACTATACTACTTCTGCTCCTGAAGAAAGCACCACAGCTGAAGTTTCGACATCTGAACCTGAAGAAAACTCCACGGCAGAGGACGATTCTACTTCTACTCCTGAAGAAAGCACCACAGCTGAGCACGATTCTTCTTCTGCTCCTGAAGAAAGCACGACAGCTGAAGATTCGACTTCCGCGGCACCTGATATAAGCACCACAGCTGAAGATTCGACGTCTGAACCTGAAGAAAGCACTACAGCTGAAGGAGATTCTACTTCTGATATTGAAGAAAGCACCACAGCTGAAGATTCGACTTCCGCGGCAACTGAGATAAGCACCACAGCTGAAGATTCGACGTCTGAACCTGAAGAAAGCACTTCAGCTGAAGGCGATTCTACTTCTGCTCCTGAAGAAAGCACCACAGATGAAGATTCGACATCTGAGCCTGAAGAAAGCACCACAGCTGAAGATTCGACATCAGAGCCTGAAGAAAGCACTACAACTAAAGGCGATTCTACTTCTGCTCCTGAAGAAAGCACCACAGCTGAAGACGATACTACTTCTGCTCCCGAAGAAAGCACCACAGCTGAAGATTCAACATCAGAGCCTGAAGAAAGCACTACAACTGAAGGCGATTCTACTTCTGCTCCAGAAAAAAGCACCACAGCTGAAGATTCGACTTCCGCGGCAACTGAGATAAGCACCACAGCTGAAGATTCGACGTCTGAACCTGAGGAAAGCACTTCAGCTGAAGGCGATTCTACTCCTGCTTCTGAAGAAAGCACCACAGCTGAAGACGATACTACTTTTGCTCCTGAAAAAAGCACCACAGCTGAAGATTCAACATCAGAGCCTGAAGAAAGCACTACAACTGAAGGCGATTCTACCTCTGCACCTGATGAAAGCACCACAGCTGAAGAGGATTCTTCTTCTGCTTCTGAAGAAAGCACAACAGTTGAAGATTCGACCCCCGAACCTGAAGAAAGCACGACAACTGAAGGCGATTCTACTTCTGCTCCTGAAGAAAGCACCACAACTGAAGATTCGACGTCTGACCCTAATGAAAGTACCACCACTGAGGTCGAAACTACTTCTGCTCCTGAAGAAAGCACCACAGCTGAAGATTCGAC ATCTGAGCCTGAAGAAAGCACCACAGCTAAAGATTCGACATCAGAGCCTGAAGAAAGCACTACAACTGAAGGTGATTCTACTTCTGCCCCTGAAGAAAGCACCACAGCTGACGATTCGACTTCCGCGGCAACTGAGATAAGCACCACAGCTCAAGATTCGACGTCTGAACCTGAAGAAAGCACTACAGCTGATGACGATACGACTTCTGCTCCTGAAGAAAGCACCACAGCTGAAGTTTCGACATCTGAACCTGAAGAAAACTCCACGGCAGAGGACGATTCTACTTCTGCTCCTGAAGAAAGCACCACAGCTGAAGATTCGACATCTGAACCTGAAGAAAGCACCACAGCTGAAGATTCGACTTCCGCTGCACCTGAGATAAGCACTACGGCTAAAAATTCGACATCCGAACCTGACGAAAGCACTACATCTGAGGACGATTCTACATCTGCTCCTAAAGAAAGCACCACAGCTGAGGCCGATACAACATCTGATCCTGAAGACAGCACAGTTCAGGACGATACTACTTCTGCTTCTGAGGAAAGCACCACAG AAATCACCACAGCTGAGGATGGTGCTACTTCTGCTCCTATAGAGAGCACTACTGCTAAAGTAGATTCTACCACTGGATCGACGTCTAGCCCGGCGACATCACCTTCTCCTATACCGCCTATGTCATGTGCAAGTGGCGCTCCATACTTACCGCATCCATCGGATTGCCATAAATTTATTCAGTGCAGCAACGGACATGAGTACATCATGCATTGTCCAGATGATCTCTTCTGGGACTATCAGAATTTATACTGTGGGTATGATGACAGCGGTTGCTATAACAAAGTGGATCCCGAGGAAACGGTTTGCAAGCACGGCATGGATTTTCTACCAGACCCAACTGATTGTACGAAATATATCCAGTGCAGTAATGGTCAACCAATCGTCCAGAAGTGTCCTGAGCCTTTGTATTGGAACCAAAATCTTAAAGTATGTGATTGGTTCAGTAGCTCCTGCaaaactctacaaaagaatgAAATAATATCTTGTAAAATGGGTATGAGTTTTGACGTTTTTCCAACCGACTGTTCGAAATATATTAAGTGTTTTGGTGAGCGCGGTGTAATAATGAGCTGTAATTCTGGACTTTTCTGGAACTCTTTGCAGGAAGTATGCGAAAAATCCCAGCGGTTCTGCAAATAA